The window CCAGAGCCCGTGGCTCCCCAGCGCGAGCTTCGCGACCGCTACGCCCTCGACTACGAGATCACCCGGGACGACCTGTTCGCCTTCCAGTGGCGAGCGGCCTTCACCTCCCCCAGGGCGCGACGCACCCGGCGCTGGGCCTACCTCGGCTGGCTCGCCGCGATCGTCCTGTTTGCGATCCTGCCCGCCATCGGCCGGGACGGCTTCGTTATCTCACGCGTGAGCTTCATCTTCATCCTGGTTGCGTTCCCCATCGTCTCCCTGGCGCAATGGTTCCTGGAGAGGCGGCTGATGCGGCGCGCCATCCGGCGACTGATTGCGGAGGAGAAGCCGGAGCGAGGTCAGGTGGGCAGGCATCGGCTGACGGTGAGCCGGGAGGGGATCGCCGAGAGCACGGCAGTCGGTGAGGCGCGCGCCTCCTGGGCCGGGGTGGATCGAATCGAGCACAACGCCGACTACATCTTCATCTACACGTCGGCGGTCGGCGCGCACGTGGTTCCCCGGCGCGCTTTCAGAGACGCCCAGGAGGCGGAGGACTTCCACCAGCAGATTCGAGACTGGAAGGCAGCGGGGCCATGAGCGGCCAGCCGGGCCAGTGCAACCGTAGCCGCGCTGGTGGCTGCCTCGTGCGCGAGGCTACCTCTGCTGGTAGCTGTTCACGACGATCCCGCTCGGATAGGCGGTCGACCCGATCAGCTTGAACGGCGTCTCGGCCTTGAACACCTGCAGCCCCTGCCCGATCGCCACGGGGTTGACGAAGAAGTGAAGCTCGTCGATCAACCCGGCCTGAATCAGCGACGAGACGAAGGTTGCGCCGCCGTACACGACGATGTCCTTCCCCGCCTGCCCCTTGAGCCGGCTGACCGCCTCGCGCAGATCCCCGCTCTCCACCCGGATGTTCTTACCCGGGACCTGGCTCAGCGTCTTGCTGAAGACGACCTTCGGGGTATCGACCATCTTGCGGGCGAAAACGTGTTCCGGGCTGTCCGGCCGCGTCATCAGCGCTTCCCAGTATTGCACGAACCCTCCGGTCATCTTTCTCCCCAGCAGGATCGTGTCACTGGTGTCGGTCAGGTGGGTGATGAACCCGATGAGCCGTTCATCATTGGCCTCAGTGGTCATCCAGGACAACTGACCGGCCGGCCCCGCCACGAAGCCGTCCACGGTGATCTGCATCTGCAGCTTCAGCTTTCGCATGACGATTCCTCGAGCTTGGTGGTCTCGGCGCGAAGCCGCTCGGCATTCCGCGCCAGGAAATCGGTGATCACGGCAAGATCGCGGGTGGAGTACTGCTCGACCAGGCGCGCGAGAGACCGGCGGGTGGAGGCGAACCGCTCGCCGGCCGCCGTGAGCCGGTCCCTGACCGGCTCGACCAGGACCCGTCTCCGGTCCGCGCTGTCCCGGGCCCGCCGCACGAACCCCTTGCGCTCGAGCCGGTCCAGCAGGTTCGTGACCGACGCGCTCGCCAACCCGGAATGCGCCGCGATCTCTCCCGCGCTCATGGGCCCGAGCCGCTCGAGAATGCCCAGCGTCTTGTAGTCGGTCGGATGCAGGTCGAGCTGGCTGGCCATGACGCCATGGAAGAGCACGGTGGCGTCGCTGTGCTCCCGTCCCACCCGGGCGAACGCCTCGAGCACCTCCGCTCGTGTGGAGGCCGGTCTCTTGCGGGGCGACGCGATCATGCCGCGAGCCGGGCGGCGGCCACGAGCGCGTCCATCAGCGCAGCACAGGTCACCAGATCCAGGGGAAACCGGCCGACGCTCCGTCGGTTCCAGCGGCGCGCGGCGTCTTCGGTGATGCTGCTCGGATCCGCGCGCTCGAACGCCAGCGCCTTGGGGATGAAGTCGAAGGCGGACCAGAGTCGCATGGCCGCATGGCTGGCGAGCGCCGCGAGCAGGGGCATCCGGACCGCCGGCTGGCCCCACGACACGATCAGCGAGGCGATCAACGACAGCTCGAAGGTGGTGTGGGCGGGAATCCAGAAGCGCCGGCGTGACACGCCGCCGCGGGCCGGCTGGATGAGCTCCGGCCGGCGGGGCCAAGCCGGGTCCACGACCAGAAATTCGTAGAGGCCGCCACCAAGCGAGGCGAGGGCGAGGGCGGCGGTCAGGGCCACGAGGGCCAGAGGCAGAGCGAGCACGAGCCAGATCCTTGGCAGAGCGGGGGTCGAATGTCGGCGTCGACGATAATACGGTGGACCGAAATATCTGTCAAGCCGTAATATCCCCCCCACGCAGGGAGGCAGACGCCTATCTTTGCAGGCATCCACCTCGAGAGGAGCCTCGATGTCCCGCCTGTTCATCTCCCTGGTCCTGCTATCTATCCCGGTTGCCGCCCTCCGGGCCCAAGACCCGGGGGTCGCGGTGCGCCCCTTCGACCAGAAGCATGGGGGCAGCAAGTCGGTGCACATGCTCGCCCACGTCGTGACCAACCCCGCCCCGTGGAAGGCGGCGGACATCGAGATGGAGCAGGACCCCGGGCGGCCGTACGTCTACGTCTGCGGGTTCGTCAACTTCGATACCCAGATCTACGACGTGAAGGACCCCGCCCACCCGCGCCGCGTCTTCCGCTGGCAGATTGATAATCCCGAGCTGCACCGCGGCATCGGCGCGATGGACGGGAAGTACTTCAAGATCGGCTCGAAGTATTTCTACGTGCAGTCACTCCAGTTCATGCAGGGCAGCCCCGACGCCGACCTCGGCGCCGTGGTGTTCGACGTGACCGGGCTGCCCGACTCGAGCAAGGTGAAGGAGGTGGCGCGCCTTCGCTATCCCGCGGCGCCGGGCGGCTTCCACAACATCTTTGCCTACAAGCATTCCGACGGTCGCGTGCTGCTCTTCGCCACCATCAATGACACCAAGGCGCTGGTCTACGACCTCGGCAAGGTGGTGAGTGGCGCCGATTCGACCGGCTGGATCGTCGGCGCCGTCCCCAACCCGACCCCCTTCAAGCAGATCGGCGCCGGCGGGTATCACGACTTTTACGTCGGCTACGATCCCGCCACTCACCAGGACAAGTTCTACGGCGCCGGGCTCGGCGGGTACTCGGTATGGGACGTGACCCATCCCGAGTCACCCACGGAGATGTTCACCCTGACCGGACTCGGCTTCGACATCGCACATACCTTCACACCGTCGCCCGATGGCCGGTGGGCGGTGACGATGACCGAATACGAATACACGCCGCTTCGGATCTGGGATCTCGGGCCCGGCCAGCGTGACTCGACCAAGAACCTCGACCTCGCCGTCAGCGCGTGGACCGCCGACTGGCGCGACCTGGCGCACAACCACGAGGTGCGGTGGCCTTACGTGTTCGTCTCCGCGTACGAAGATGGCTTCCAGGTGTTCGACCTCAAGAACCCGAGGGCGCCCAAGACCGACGGCTGGTACTACACCTGCGGGTGCAAGCACGGGAACGGCTTCGGTGGCACTCCGGACAACGGCTGGCAGGGGACCAACAGCGTGGAGCAGGGCGCGTTCGGCATCGACGTGCGAAACCGCGACGGGCTGATCGCGATGACCGATATGCGGAGCGGCCTCTGGCTCTTCCGGCTCGACGGGTTCAAAGGCTGGAACGGCCGCGACGTCGGCATGCCCAACATCTCGAGCGTGCAGGACTACGATCGTGGGCCCGTCGCCGCAGCGGGAAGCGCCCCGAGCCGCGAGACCCGGTGACCCGCACGCTCTCATGGTTGGCGACGCTGGCCGCGAGCGTGCTGGTGCTGTCCGGTGGCGGGCCGTACGACATCGCGTTGTTCCCGACACCCGTCGCCCGCGGCGCGAGCGGCGAGGCGCGGCTCATCCCTAGCGGCTCCCCCTTCGGCATCGGGGTGACAGCCGACGGGCACGCGAGCTACGACGTTCGCATCTCCGCGGCGAAGCTCCCGCGGCCGGAGAGACTGGGCAAGTTCGCCGCCTACGTCGCTTGGGCCGCCACGCCCGACCTGACCCAGTGGGTGCGGCTCGGCTCGGTCCGGAACGGCGTCTCTACCGTGGGTCCGGTCGAGCTCAACAAGTTCCTGTTGGTGATCACGGCCGAGCCCGACTCGTCTGCCGCGCGACACTCGGGCCCGACTGTCCTCCACGGCACTTCGCCCAGCGGCTGGCTCCTGTCCTTCCTGACGCATCCGCTGTTCCGCGGGATCGCTCAATGAGCCGCGCGGCGGTGGTACTCCTGGCGGCCGCGGCTGTCGCCGTGACCGCCAGCCGTCTCGCCGCTCAACAGCCGGCGCATCGAATGACGGACATGGACGGCGGGAAGCACCCGGATAGTGCCATGGCGATGCCGGTGCCGATGCCACGCGGGATGGTCATGATGCCGGGGCTCGTCGGCCTGACGCCGGGCACCACGCCCTTCGTCCCCGGGCGCGGCGTCGATCCCATGACGCTGCCGCCGGCGAAGCCGGCGTCGCTCACGCGTCTCGATGACGACGATACCCTCGACCTGACGGCCGCGCTGGTCCGGCGGACGATCCGCGGCCACGCCTTCGCCATGTACGCCTTCAACGGCCAGGTGCCGGGACCGCTCATCCGGGTCGCCCAGGGCGCCGCGATCGTCGTGCGTTTCCACAACCGGATCGACCTGCCGAGCACGGTGCATTGGCATGGCGTTCGTCTCGACAACGCATCCGACGGGGCCGTCGGCGTAACCCAGGACCCGGTGGCGCCCGGCGGCGACTACACGTACACGGTCCGCTTTCCCGACGCCGGCGTCTACTGGTACCACCCGCACGTCCGGGAGGACATCGAGCAGTCCATGGGCCTGTTCGGAAACATGGTGGTCGACTCCCCCGACGCCGACTACTACTCGCCGGCCAACCGGGAGGAGGCGCTGATGCTGAGCGACCTGCTCATCCAGGCCGACAGCCTCATTCCGTTCGGGAAGGAGGCGCCGGACTTCGCGTTGATGGGGCGGGTGGGGAACGTGCTGCTGGTGAACGGCGAGCCGGACTACGCGCTGCGCGCGCACCGGGGCGAGGTGATCCGGTTCTATCTCACCAACGCGGCCAGCTCGCGCACCTGGAACCTCTCGTTCGGCGGCGCGCCGATCAAGCTGCTCGCGTCGGACCTGAGCCGGTTCGAGCGCGAGGCCATGGTGCCGAGCGTGGTGCTGGGCCCGGCGGAGCGGTACCTCGTCGAGGTGCGCTTCGACCGGCCGGGGGCCTATCCGCTGCTCAACATGGTGCAGGCGATCAACCACTTCCGCGGCGAGTTCCAGTCAGAGGTGGACACGCTCGGGATGGTGCGGGTGGACTCGGCGGCGGCCACGCCCGATCACGCGCCCGCGTTCGAGCGGCTGCGAGCCAATACCGCCGTCTCGAAGGACATCGAGCGCTACCGGCGGTACTTCGACAAGGAGCCGGACAAGCGGCTGACGCTCACGGTCCGCACGGCCGGCCTCCCGCTCGCCACCGTGCAGTTCATGACCATCGATACCGCCTACTACGCGCCGGTCGAGTGGGTGGATGGGATGCCGGACATGAACTGGCTGTCGACCTCGAAGCAGGTCCGCTGGGTTCTTCGTGACGACGCGACCGGCAAAGAGAACGGGGCGATCGACTGGCACGT of the Gemmatimonadales bacterium genome contains:
- a CDS encoding YcxB family protein, translating into MAPQRELRDRYALDYEITRDDLFAFQWRAAFTSPRARRTRRWAYLGWLAAIVLFAILPAIGRDGFVISRVSFIFILVAFPIVSLAQWFLERRLMRRAIRRLIAEEKPERGQVGRHRLTVSREGIAESTAVGEARASWAGVDRIEHNADYIFIYTSAVGAHVVPRRAFRDAQEAEDFHQQIRDWKAAGP
- a CDS encoding dihydrofolate reductase family protein → MRKLKLQMQITVDGFVAGPAGQLSWMTTEANDERLIGFITHLTDTSDTILLGRKMTGGFVQYWEALMTRPDSPEHVFARKMVDTPKVVFSKTLSQVPGKNIRVESGDLREAVSRLKGQAGKDIVVYGGATFVSSLIQAGLIDELHFFVNPVAIGQGLQVFKAETPFKLIGSTAYPSGIVVNSYQQR
- a CDS encoding MarR family transcriptional regulator, which gives rise to MLEAFARVGREHSDATVLFHGVMASQLDLHPTDYKTLGILERLGPMSAGEIAAHSGLASASVTNLLDRLERKGFVRRARDSADRRRVLVEPVRDRLTAAGERFASTRRSLARLVEQYSTRDLAVITDFLARNAERLRAETTKLEESSCES
- a CDS encoding multicopper oxidase family protein, translating into MSRAAVVLLAAAAVAVTASRLAAQQPAHRMTDMDGGKHPDSAMAMPVPMPRGMVMMPGLVGLTPGTTPFVPGRGVDPMTLPPAKPASLTRLDDDDTLDLTAALVRRTIRGHAFAMYAFNGQVPGPLIRVAQGAAIVVRFHNRIDLPSTVHWHGVRLDNASDGAVGVTQDPVAPGGDYTYTVRFPDAGVYWYHPHVREDIEQSMGLFGNMVVDSPDADYYSPANREEALMLSDLLIQADSLIPFGKEAPDFALMGRVGNVLLVNGEPDYALRAHRGEVIRFYLTNAASSRTWNLSFGGAPIKLLASDLSRFEREAMVPSVVLGPAERYLVEVRFDRPGAYPLLNMVQAINHFRGEFQSEVDTLGMVRVDSAAATPDHAPAFERLRANTAVSKDIERYRRYFDKEPDKRLTLTVRTAGLPLATVQFMTIDTAYYAPVEWVDGMPDMNWLSTSKQVRWVLRDDATGKENGAIDWHVRRGSVVKLRIVNDPRSFHPMQHPIHLHGQRMLVVARDGVRTTNLVWKDTALIPVGSTVDLLIDASNPGAWMLHCHIAEHLGAGMMAVLHVD